A window of Nodularia sp. LEGE 06071 contains these coding sequences:
- the psbB gene encoding photosystem II chlorophyll-binding protein CP47, with the protein MGLPWYRVHTVVLNDPGRLISVHLMHTALVAGWAGSMALYELAIYDPSDPVLNPMWRQGMFVLPFMSRLGVTESWGGWSVVTGSAASNPGFWSFEGVAAAHIVLSGLLFLAAVWHWVYWDLELFRDPRTGEPALDLPKMFGIHLFLSGLLCFGFGAFHLTGLFGPGMWVSDAYGVTGSIQAVAPEWGPAGFDPFNPGGVVAHHIAAGVVGIIAGLFHLTVRPPERLYKALRMGNIETVLSSSIAAVFFAAFIVAGTMWYGNATTPIELFGPTRYQWDQGYFTQEIERRVQTSIADGATRAEAWAEIPEKLAFYDYVGNSPAKGGLFRTGPMVKGDGIAQSWQGHAVFKDAKGRELTVRRLPNFFETFPVILTDADGIIRADIPFRRAESKYSFEQTGVTVSFYGGDLNGQTFTDPADVKKYARKAQGGEIFDFDRETLNSDGVFRTSPRGWFTFGHAVFALLFFFGHLWHGSRTIYRDVFAGVDADLEEQVEWGLFQKVGDKSTRRKEAL; encoded by the coding sequence ATGGGACTACCCTGGTACCGAGTACATACAGTCGTTCTGAATGATCCAGGTCGGTTGATTTCTGTACACTTGATGCACACAGCCTTAGTAGCAGGCTGGGCTGGTTCGATGGCACTGTACGAACTGGCTATTTACGACCCCAGTGATCCGGTTCTGAACCCGATGTGGCGGCAAGGAATGTTCGTCCTGCCTTTCATGTCCCGTTTAGGTGTTACCGAATCATGGGGTGGCTGGAGCGTCGTCACTGGTAGCGCCGCCAGCAATCCTGGTTTCTGGTCGTTTGAAGGTGTAGCCGCCGCTCACATCGTTCTTTCTGGTTTATTGTTCCTAGCTGCCGTTTGGCACTGGGTTTATTGGGATTTGGAACTCTTTAGAGATCCTCGTACTGGTGAACCTGCTTTAGACTTGCCAAAAATGTTTGGCATTCACCTGTTCTTATCTGGTCTACTTTGTTTTGGTTTTGGTGCTTTTCACCTCACTGGACTATTTGGCCCAGGTATGTGGGTATCTGATGCCTACGGAGTCACTGGTAGTATCCAGGCAGTAGCACCAGAATGGGGACCGGCTGGGTTCGACCCATTCAATCCTGGTGGCGTTGTTGCTCACCATATCGCCGCAGGCGTTGTTGGCATTATTGCTGGTTTATTCCACCTCACAGTTAGACCCCCCGAACGGCTATACAAAGCTCTGCGGATGGGGAACATTGAAACCGTACTTTCTAGCAGTATTGCTGCGGTATTCTTCGCAGCCTTCATTGTTGCTGGTACGATGTGGTACGGAAACGCGACAACTCCAATTGAACTCTTTGGCCCTACTCGTTATCAGTGGGATCAAGGCTACTTCACTCAGGAAATTGAGCGTCGCGTCCAAACTAGCATCGCTGACGGTGCAACCCGTGCAGAAGCTTGGGCAGAAATTCCTGAAAAACTGGCTTTCTATGATTATGTCGGTAATAGCCCCGCTAAAGGTGGTCTATTCCGTACTGGGCCTATGGTCAAGGGTGATGGTATCGCCCAATCTTGGCAAGGTCACGCAGTATTCAAAGATGCTAAAGGCAGAGAATTGACCGTGCGTCGTCTCCCCAACTTCTTTGAAACCTTCCCAGTTATCTTGACCGATGCTGATGGAATTATCCGAGCTGATATTCCATTCCGTCGGGCAGAATCTAAGTACAGCTTTGAACAAACTGGTGTCACAGTCAGCTTCTATGGTGGTGATCTCAATGGTCAAACCTTTACAGATCCAGCTGATGTGAAGAAGTATGCCCGTAAAGCTCAAGGTGGCGAAATCTTTGATTTTGACCGCGAAACCTTGAACTCTGACGGTGTATTCCGCACCAGCCCCAGAGGTTGGTTTACCTTTGGACACGCTGTATTTGCTCTGCTATTCTTCTTTGGTCATCTCTGGCATGGTTCTCGGACAATCTACCGAGACGTTTTTGCTGGTGTTGATGCGGATCTGGAAGAGCAAGTTGAATGGGGTCTATTCCAGAAAGTGGGTGATAAATCTACCCGCCGGAAAGAAGCCCTCTAA
- a CDS encoding ABC transporter substrate-binding protein, translating to MAWFSLIARRWSGIPQFLSLFCLCVLLVVSCAPRQQTTTLSSGTGDGRITVGTTLKPRTLDPADTYELASLGLVLNMSDRLYTYEPGSTEIKPQLATALPQVSPDGLTYTIPLRQGVVYHDETPFNAKAMEFSIQRFIENKGKPSFLLSDTVESVKATDEYELTIQLKRPFAAFPSLLAFSGVCAVSPTAYEIGAGKFQPNTFVGTGPYKLAQYGTDSLRLDVFEKYWGEKPANQGVNVQIQTSAVNLFNAFRTGTVDVAYLALQPDQISSLEAGAKKGDWQTITAQGSAVSYMVLNRNQQPLDQPEVRAAIASMIDRPLINERVLLGQSDPLYSMIPTTFNVSQPVFKDKYGDANFDQAKKLLTTAGFSKENPAKVQIWYPSSSANRRFAAQTLKSLADQQMEGILQLEISTVESATFFKDISRGIYPAALVDWYPDFLDPDNYVQPFLSCEKGSNAQGCEDGGSKTQGSFYYSEAVNKLIAQQRQEQNPATRQQIFTAIQTQVANDVPYIPLWQTKDYIFAQNGVDNVQLDPTQNLIYKTIKKTVIPKS from the coding sequence ATGGCCTGGTTTTCCTTGATTGCAAGACGATGGAGTGGAATTCCACAATTTTTATCATTGTTTTGCCTTTGTGTCCTTTTGGTTGTGAGTTGCGCTCCTCGCCAGCAGACAACGACTTTATCATCTGGTACAGGTGATGGTCGAATTACTGTCGGTACAACACTGAAACCGAGAACCCTCGATCCGGCTGATACCTATGAGTTGGCTTCCTTGGGGTTGGTGTTAAATATGAGCGATCGCCTGTACACTTATGAACCAGGTAGCACGGAAATTAAACCCCAATTGGCGACAGCATTACCCCAAGTCAGTCCTGATGGTTTAACTTACACTATTCCTTTACGTCAGGGAGTTGTTTACCACGATGAGACTCCCTTCAACGCCAAAGCAATGGAGTTTAGCATTCAGCGATTTATTGAGAATAAGGGAAAACCCTCGTTCTTATTATCGGATACGGTGGAATCAGTTAAAGCCACTGATGAATATGAGTTAACAATCCAGTTAAAAAGACCATTTGCAGCATTTCCTTCACTGTTAGCATTTTCTGGCGTGTGTGCAGTGTCGCCCACAGCTTACGAAATTGGGGCGGGGAAATTTCAGCCAAATACCTTTGTGGGGACTGGCCCTTACAAGTTAGCGCAATATGGCACAGATTCCCTGAGATTGGATGTATTTGAAAAATATTGGGGCGAAAAACCAGCTAATCAGGGCGTTAACGTGCAAATCCAGACTAGCGCGGTGAATTTGTTTAATGCTTTCCGCACAGGTACAGTAGATGTGGCTTATCTAGCCCTACAACCTGATCAAATTAGTAGCTTAGAAGCAGGAGCCAAAAAAGGAGATTGGCAGACAATTACGGCTCAAGGTAGTGCAGTCAGTTATATGGTGCTGAACCGGAATCAGCAACCTTTAGATCAACCAGAAGTTCGAGCTGCGATCGCGTCCATGATTGATCGTCCACTGATCAATGAACGAGTTTTACTTGGTCAATCTGATCCGCTCTACAGCATGATTCCCACCACTTTCAATGTTTCCCAGCCAGTATTTAAAGATAAATATGGGGATGCTAACTTTGATCAAGCTAAAAAATTATTAACTACTGCTGGCTTCTCCAAAGAAAATCCCGCGAAAGTGCAAATTTGGTATCCTTCTAGTTCAGCTAATCGCCGTTTTGCAGCACAAACACTGAAATCTCTGGCTGACCAACAAATGGAGGGCATACTGCAACTGGAAATTAGTACTGTAGAAAGTGCTACTTTCTTTAAAGACATCTCTAGGGGTATATATCCAGCCGCTTTGGTTGACTGGTATCCAGACTTTTTAGATCCAGATAATTATGTGCAGCCATTCTTGTCTTGTGAAAAAGGGTCGAATGCTCAAGGCTGCGAAGATGGGGGTAGTAAAACTCAGGGTTCATTCTACTATAGCGAAGCCGTTAATAAACTAATTGCTCAACAACGCCAAGAACAAAACCCCGCAACGCGTCAGCAAATTTTTACAGCCATCCAAACGCAGGTAGCTAATGATGTGCCTTACATTCCTTTATGGCAAACCAAAGACTATATATTTGCTCAAAATGGTGTTGATAATGTGCAACTTGACCCGACGCAGAATTTAATTTATAAAACAATCAAGAAAACAGTTATCCCGAAATCTTGA
- a CDS encoding HAD family hydrolase, whose protein sequence is MVTIKCRNISFSNIQAVFFDKNGTLEDSEAYLRSLGQKGARMIDAQIPGIGEPLLMAFGINSNSLDPAGLIAVASRRETEIAAAAYIAETGKGWFESLKIARQSLDEAEKYLGTTPAPLFPGSLDLLQSLSAAGIKLGIISAATTADVSDFVTRHELSDYIQLQKGVDDGPGKPDPVLFLQACEALGVEPGNTLMVGDAVGDMQMARNAKAAGCIGITWVGKSDHVQGADVVINQLDEILISH, encoded by the coding sequence TTGGTAACTATTAAATGTAGAAATATCAGCTTTTCCAATATCCAAGCCGTTTTTTTTGACAAAAATGGCACATTAGAAGATTCTGAAGCATATTTGCGATCGCTTGGACAAAAAGGTGCGCGCATGATAGATGCTCAAATTCCCGGAATTGGCGAACCATTATTAATGGCTTTTGGCATCAATAGCAATAGCCTAGATCCAGCAGGTTTAATAGCTGTCGCCAGTCGCCGTGAAACCGAAATTGCCGCAGCTGCATATATTGCCGAAACTGGGAAAGGATGGTTTGAATCTTTAAAAATAGCGCGTCAATCCTTAGACGAAGCTGAAAAATATCTGGGTACAACTCCTGCACCACTCTTTCCAGGTAGTTTGGATCTATTACAGTCCTTGTCAGCAGCAGGAATAAAACTCGGTATCATTTCAGCAGCAACCACAGCCGACGTTAGTGATTTTGTCACACGACACGAGTTAAGTGATTACATCCAGTTGCAAAAAGGAGTGGATGACGGCCCCGGTAAACCAGATCCAGTGTTATTTTTACAGGCTTGTGAAGCTTTGGGAGTAGAACCAGGCAATACATTGATGGTAGGAGATGCTGTTGGTGATATGCAAATGGCCCGTAATGCCAAAGCCGCAGGTTGTATTGGTATTACCTGGGTGGGTAAGTCAGATCATGTCCAAGGCGCGGATGTGGTGATTAATCAACTAGATGAAATTTTAATTAGTCATTAG
- a CDS encoding 30S ribosomal protein S1 has protein sequence MVNQNLTATEIGFTHEDFAALLDKYDYHFSPGDIVPGTVFSIEPRGALIDIGAKTAAYIPIQEMSINRVDAPEEVLQSNETREFFILTDENEDGQLTLSIRRIEYMRAWERVRQLQAEDATVRSGVFATNRGGALVRIEGLRGFIPGSHISTRKPKEELVGEELPLKFLEVDEERNRLVLSHRRALVERKMNRLEVGEVVIGTVRGIKPYGAFIDIGGVSGLLHISEISHEHIDTPHSVFNVNDEVKVMIIDLDAERGRISLSTKQLEPEPGDMIKNRDLVYDKAEEMAAKYREQMLAKQQGISAAPAEAEDEVVGAEEAVEATTEEETPVATETQEEVSAVTTVEEETPAATEEVSAVVAVEEEVPAATETEKEIPATIEQEG, from the coding sequence ATGGTCAATCAGAACTTAACCGCTACAGAAATTGGATTCACTCACGAAGATTTCGCTGCTCTACTTGACAAGTATGATTATCACTTTAGCCCTGGAGATATTGTACCAGGAACAGTTTTCAGTATAGAGCCGCGCGGCGCTCTGATTGACATAGGGGCTAAAACAGCAGCCTACATACCCATACAAGAAATGTCTATTAACCGGGTCGATGCCCCGGAAGAAGTTTTACAATCAAACGAAACCAGAGAATTTTTCATCCTTACCGATGAAAACGAAGATGGTCAGCTAACCCTTTCCATTCGTCGCATTGAATATATGCGGGCTTGGGAACGTGTACGGCAGTTACAAGCAGAAGATGCTACTGTTCGTTCCGGTGTGTTTGCTACTAACCGTGGTGGTGCATTAGTACGCATTGAAGGATTACGCGGCTTCATCCCCGGTTCTCACATCAGTACCCGCAAACCGAAGGAAGAATTGGTAGGCGAAGAACTACCATTGAAATTCTTAGAAGTAGACGAAGAACGCAACCGCCTAGTTCTATCCCACCGTCGAGCGCTGGTTGAGCGTAAGATGAACCGCTTAGAAGTGGGAGAAGTGGTGATCGGTACAGTTCGTGGTATTAAACCCTACGGTGCATTTATTGATATCGGTGGTGTTAGCGGACTGCTACACATTTCTGAAATTTCTCACGAGCATATTGATACACCTCATAGCGTGTTCAATGTCAATGACGAAGTTAAAGTCATGATTATTGATTTGGACGCAGAAAGGGGTCGGATTTCCTTGTCTACCAAGCAGTTGGAACCCGAACCCGGTGATATGATTAAGAACCGTGATTTGGTTTATGATAAAGCTGAAGAAATGGCAGCTAAGTATCGTGAACAGATGCTAGCTAAACAGCAAGGTATTAGTGCTGCGCCTGCGGAAGCTGAAGACGAAGTTGTGGGTGCTGAAGAAGCCGTAGAAGCTACAACTGAGGAAGAAACCCCAGTAGCAACTGAAACTCAAGAAGAAGTATCGGCTGTAACTACAGTTGAAGAAGAAACTCCAGCAGCAACCGAAGAAGTATCGGCTGTAGTTGCGGTTGAAGAAGAAGTTCCAGCAGCAACTGAAACTGAAAAAGAGATTCCAGCGACTATTGAACAGGAAGGTTGA
- the egtD gene encoding L-histidine N(alpha)-methyltransferase, which translates to MSISKAAISKVTSPNSIEERLQIERLLPVNEIVSFDTGSDIIQGLTQTPKTLPTHYFYDDRGSELFEQICELPEYYLTRTETAILQKYAGEIARITGPCELVELGSGSSTKTRIILDAYQQLGYPMLYVPIDVSAGILESSARQLLADYPSLQVHALAGTYELALAKILPSELPSRLIGFIGSTLGNLTPEESDIFLSQIKNALEVGEYFLLGIDLQKPKHILEPAYDDSEGVTAAFNLNILEHLNQRFEGNFDTMQFEHWSFYNETENQIESYLRSLRSQSVELRALNLTVNFALGETIHTEISRKFDLKIMQQQLTALGLVPLNVWTDPDQWFGLLLCQRQA; encoded by the coding sequence ATGTCAATATCTAAAGCTGCTATCAGCAAAGTTACTTCCCCAAACAGCATTGAAGAACGCTTGCAGATCGAGCGTTTGCTTCCAGTGAATGAAATAGTCTCATTTGATACTGGGAGTGATATAATTCAGGGATTAACTCAAACACCTAAAACCCTTCCCACCCATTACTTTTATGATGATCGTGGGTCTGAGTTATTTGAGCAAATCTGTGAATTACCAGAATATTATTTGACACGCACGGAAACTGCGATTTTACAGAAATATGCTGGTGAAATTGCCAGAATAACTGGCCCTTGTGAATTGGTAGAACTGGGCAGTGGTAGCTCTACTAAAACCAGAATTATACTGGATGCTTACCAGCAACTAGGCTACCCCATGCTATATGTACCCATTGATGTGAGTGCGGGGATATTAGAAAGTAGTGCTAGGCAGCTATTGGCAGATTATCCTTCTTTACAAGTTCATGCACTTGCCGGAACCTACGAGTTAGCCTTGGCAAAAATCTTGCCATCAGAATTACCCAGTCGGCTGATTGGTTTTATTGGCAGTACGTTGGGTAATCTCACGCCCGAAGAAAGTGATATTTTTCTGTCTCAAATTAAAAATGCTCTGGAAGTAGGGGAGTATTTCTTATTGGGGATAGATTTACAAAAGCCAAAACATATCTTGGAACCAGCTTATGACGATAGCGAAGGCGTGACGGCGGCGTTTAACTTGAATATTTTGGAGCATTTAAATCAAAGATTTGAGGGGAATTTTGACACGATGCAGTTTGAACACTGGTCGTTTTATAACGAAACCGAAAATCAAATTGAGTCGTATTTACGCAGTTTGCGATCGCAATCTGTAGAATTACGCGCTCTCAATCTGACTGTTAATTTTGCTCTAGGGGAAACTATCCACACGGAAATTTCCCGCAAATTTGACCTGAAGATTATGCAACAGCAACTGACTGCACTGGGTTTAGTACCCCTGAATGTGTGGACTGATCCTGATCAGTGGTTTGGTTTGTTGCTTTGTCAACGGCAAGCATAA
- a CDS encoding SUMF1/EgtB/PvdO family nonheme iron enzyme produces the protein MISRLNQSSVKKALFCDLVECRLKTLKLFEGMDEATFCSQPHPEFSPVGWHLGHIAFTESLWLLEHMGGLPCSFPQYRKLFAADGLPKSQRVQLPHLQTTLDYLDKVRKQVLQRLEVVDFEQEERLWRFLIQHESQHCEIISFVLELMKWEKGEIEEIGESMSYTSPIENITEMILIPAGEFEQGSDDIYALDNERPGHKVYLETYYIDRYPVNCGQYRLFMEAGGYQNSQWWSEAGWKWRQTQQVIKPLYWSGDGNWDNHPVCGVSWYEAEAYSRFVGKRLPTEAEWEKAASWDANAGCRRIYPWGNESPSSENCNCDRLIGHTTPVDTYPGGQSAYGLYDTLGNVWEWTASWFDGYEGFQSFPYIGYSQVYFDHKHRVLKGGSWATRHWGLRASFRNWYYPSVYQIFAGFRCAASQVLSAE, from the coding sequence GTGATATCCAGATTAAACCAATCTAGTGTGAAAAAGGCTCTTTTTTGTGACTTGGTTGAATGTCGTCTGAAAACTTTGAAGTTGTTCGAGGGGATGGATGAAGCTACGTTTTGTAGTCAGCCTCATCCTGAGTTTAGTCCCGTTGGTTGGCACTTAGGGCATATTGCTTTTACTGAGTCTTTATGGTTACTAGAACACATGGGGGGTTTGCCTTGTTCTTTCCCCCAATACCGGAAACTATTCGCGGCTGATGGTTTACCTAAATCACAACGTGTCCAGTTACCTCATCTACAAACAACCCTTGATTACCTGGACAAAGTGAGAAAACAGGTTTTGCAACGCCTAGAAGTAGTTGATTTTGAACAAGAAGAACGTCTTTGGCGCTTTTTGATTCAGCACGAAAGCCAACACTGCGAAATTATTAGCTTTGTGCTGGAATTGATGAAGTGGGAAAAGGGGGAGATAGAAGAGATAGGAGAAAGTATGAGTTATACGTCTCCTATAGAAAATATTACGGAAATGATTCTCATTCCGGCTGGTGAATTTGAACAGGGAAGTGATGATATCTATGCTCTGGATAATGAGCGCCCTGGACATAAAGTATATTTAGAGACTTATTATATTGACCGATATCCTGTGAATTGTGGACAGTATCGGTTATTTATGGAGGCTGGAGGCTACCAAAATTCTCAATGGTGGTCGGAAGCTGGATGGAAATGGCGACAAACTCAGCAGGTGATTAAACCACTTTACTGGTCTGGCGATGGCAATTGGGATAATCACCCGGTTTGTGGTGTCAGTTGGTATGAGGCCGAAGCATATTCGCGATTTGTGGGGAAGCGGCTACCGACAGAAGCTGAATGGGAAAAAGCGGCTAGTTGGGACGCAAATGCTGGTTGTCGGCGCATCTATCCTTGGGGAAATGAATCGCCAAGTTCGGAAAATTGTAATTGCGATCGCCTTATTGGTCACACTACACCAGTAGATACCTATCCAGGGGGACAAAGTGCCTATGGCTTATACGATACTCTAGGCAATGTCTGGGAGTGGACAGCTTCCTGGTTTGATGGTTACGAGGGTTTCCAGAGTTTCCCTTACATCGGTTATTCCCAAGTTTATTTTGACCACAAGCACCGGGTTTTAAAAGGCGGGAGTTGGGCTACACGTCATTGGGGACTACGTGCTAGTTTTCGCAACTGGTATTATCCCAGCGTGTACCAAATCTTCGCCGGGTTTCGCTGTGCTGCTAGTCAAGTGCTAAGTGCTGAGTAA
- a CDS encoding Uma2 family endonuclease, whose amino-acid sequence MQNTETTLPLRLWTVEEYHRMAEAGIFGADERVELLEGKIIWMIAKGTAHRSAVGRTDKLLQNRLGNRAWVSIQDPIQLNERSEPEPDIAVVKVDPLDYADHHPTPPEVYLIIEVANSSLKLDCETKAKAYSAAGITDYWVLDVISRQLHVFREPTQEGYKNVVILAEDATISPLEFPDLQMMVLEMLPPVSRC is encoded by the coding sequence ATGCAAAATACAGAAACGACTTTACCGCTTCGCCTGTGGACCGTTGAAGAATACCATCGGATGGCTGAGGCTGGGATTTTTGGTGCAGACGAGCGAGTGGAACTTCTAGAAGGAAAAATTATCTGGATGATTGCCAAAGGAACAGCCCATCGATCAGCAGTGGGGAGAACAGATAAGTTACTGCAAAATCGTTTAGGAAATCGGGCGTGGGTATCTATCCAAGACCCAATCCAGTTAAATGAACGATCTGAACCAGAACCGGATATTGCTGTTGTTAAAGTAGATCCTTTAGACTACGCAGATCACCACCCGACACCACCTGAAGTTTATCTGATTATTGAAGTAGCAAATAGCAGTTTGAAACTAGACTGCGAGACTAAAGCCAAAGCTTATTCCGCAGCAGGAATTACAGATTATTGGGTGTTAGATGTGATTAGCCGTCAATTGCACGTTTTTCGCGAACCAACACAGGAAGGGTATAAAAATGTAGTGATTTTGGCAGAAGATGCCACTATTTCACCCTTGGAGTTTCCAGATTTGCAGATGATGGTTTTAGAAATGTTACCACCAGTGAGCCGATGTTAA
- a CDS encoding photosystem II reaction center protein T → MESVAYILILALAIGVLFFAIAFREPPRIEKKEEK, encoded by the coding sequence ATGGAAAGCGTTGCATATATCTTGATTTTGGCTCTGGCCATAGGAGTTCTTTTCTTTGCGATCGCATTCCGCGAACCCCCCCGCATCGAAAAGAAAGAAGAAAAATAG
- the egtC gene encoding ergothioneine biosynthesis protein EgtC has protein sequence MCRLLAYLGSPVTLEDILYKPEHSLIVQSYQPLEMTSGVVNADGFGVGWYHSQKNTDPFTYRNTLPIWNDLNLADLSRYVESKCVLAYVRSATPGQALDFANCQPFNHQQQLFIHNGYIENFRKTLHREIRSKLTDDFYEKINGITDSEHIFALLLSQSQINQDQSPEDALGHTLLTLLEMAKRHQVKVSANIVFSDGNRLIASRFSSNAPAPSLYWLKDHLNFPKSVIIASEPLFTGNWSACPENSIISVGEDCDIQIKPI, from the coding sequence ATGTGTCGTTTACTTGCCTACCTGGGTTCGCCTGTGACTTTAGAGGATATTCTATATAAACCTGAACATTCTTTGATTGTTCAGAGTTACCAGCCGCTGGAAATGACTTCTGGAGTTGTGAATGCAGATGGCTTTGGTGTGGGTTGGTATCATAGTCAAAAAAATACAGACCCATTTACGTATCGAAATACCCTACCTATTTGGAATGACTTAAACCTGGCTGATCTTAGCCGTTATGTGGAATCTAAATGCGTACTTGCTTATGTTCGCAGTGCGACACCTGGACAAGCTTTAGATTTCGCTAATTGTCAGCCGTTTAACCATCAACAACAGTTATTTATTCACAATGGATACATTGAAAATTTTCGCAAAACATTACACCGCGAAATCCGCAGTAAATTAACTGATGATTTTTACGAAAAAATTAATGGTATTACTGATTCGGAACACATCTTTGCGCTGCTACTTTCTCAGAGTCAAATCAATCAAGATCAATCTCCAGAAGATGCTTTAGGTCATACATTACTAACTTTATTAGAAATGGCAAAACGCCATCAAGTCAAAGTTTCAGCCAACATCGTCTTCAGTGATGGAAATCGTTTAATTGCTTCACGCTTTTCTAGCAATGCGCCGGCTCCGTCGCTATATTGGCTAAAGGATCATCTAAATTTTCCTAAATCTGTAATTATTGCCTCTGAACCGTTATTTACTGGTAATTGGAGTGCTTGTCCAGAAAATAGCATTATCAGTGTGGGAGAAGACTGTGATATCCAGATTAAACCAATCTAG
- a CDS encoding ABC transporter permease, giving the protein MSRSKALQYYIASRLVLAPLQLLTIITIVFLLLRATPGDPADAILGGRAPEAAKEELRQQLGLNLPLWLQYLNYLGNLLRFDLGTSLTSRGQSVWDIIGQYFPATVELAVSSMAVALIVGIVAGTLSASRPGTYFDIGGRLFGIITYALPMFWAGMLLQLIFSVQLGWFPNSNRFPPNLSAPTAITGLYTIDSLLKGNLTQFFISLHHLALPSLTLGILLSGIFERIVRVNLKETLKADYVEAARARGIAENKILVSHALKNALIPVITVLGLTFASLLGGAILTEVTFSWPGLANRLYQAISDRDYPTVQGVLVFFGAIVVTASILIDILNAYVDPRIRY; this is encoded by the coding sequence ATGTCTCGATCTAAAGCTTTACAATATTACATTGCCTCTCGGTTAGTTCTGGCTCCACTGCAATTGTTGACTATTATTACTATTGTATTTTTATTACTACGAGCAACACCAGGAGATCCAGCAGATGCAATTCTCGGCGGACGTGCGCCTGAAGCAGCTAAGGAAGAATTACGCCAACAATTAGGTTTAAATCTTCCTCTGTGGCTACAGTATTTAAATTATCTGGGAAACTTACTGCGTTTTGATTTGGGGACATCTTTAACAAGTCGGGGACAGTCTGTTTGGGACATTATTGGGCAGTATTTCCCCGCCACTGTAGAGTTAGCAGTATCAAGTATGGCAGTAGCCCTGATTGTGGGTATTGTGGCTGGTACTCTTTCGGCTTCTCGTCCCGGTACTTATTTTGATATTGGGGGGAGGTTATTTGGTATTATTACTTACGCACTTCCAATGTTTTGGGCAGGAATGCTTTTACAGTTGATTTTCTCTGTGCAACTGGGTTGGTTTCCTAATTCTAACCGTTTTCCGCCTAATCTTTCGGCTCCTACTGCGATCACTGGATTATATACCATTGATAGCTTGCTGAAGGGAAATTTAACTCAATTTTTTATCTCTTTGCACCATTTAGCCCTACCTAGTCTGACTCTAGGAATTTTGCTCAGTGGTATTTTTGAGCGAATTGTGCGCGTAAATTTAAAGGAAACCTTAAAAGCAGATTATGTAGAAGCCGCTAGAGCTAGAGGTATTGCTGAAAATAAAATTTTAGTCTCCCATGCTTTGAAAAATGCCTTAATTCCAGTAATTACCGTATTAGGTTTAACTTTTGCATCGCTGCTGGGTGGGGCAATTTTAACTGAGGTGACGTTTTCTTGGCCTGGTTTAGCAAATCGCCTATATCAAGCCATTTCTGATCGCGATTATCCCACTGTACAAGGAGTATTAGTCTTTTTTGGGGCGATCGTTGTGACTGCTAGTATTTTGATTGATATTCTCAATGCTTATGTTGACCCACGTATTCGCTATTAA